Proteins encoded in a region of the Coffea eugenioides isolate CCC68of chromosome 4, Ceug_1.0, whole genome shotgun sequence genome:
- the LOC113768951 gene encoding G-type lectin S-receptor-like serine/threonine-protein kinase At1g11410 — translation MDGVYSEKSDVFSFGIMILEIISGKKNTSFYDSDRHLNLIGHVWDLWTEGRISEITDSCLDETVSTREALKYVHVGLLCVQEKAGDRPTMSDVVSMLLKESMVLASPKRPAFAEIMTLNNTKLPQNPEFGSLNEVTISDVQGR, via the exons ATGGACGGGGTTTACTCGGAGAAGTCCGATGTATTTAGCTTCGGAATCATGATTCTTGAGATCATAAGTGGAAAGAAGAACACTTCTTTCTACGATTCGGATCGTCACCTAAACTTAATAGGACAT GTCTGGGATCTATGGACAGAAGGAAGAATTTCAGAAATCACAGATTCTTGTTTGGATGAAACGGTCTCAACAAGGGAAGCACTAAAATATGTTCACGTTGGTTTATTGTGTGTGCAAGAAAAGGCAGGAGATAGACCAACAATGTCGGACGTGGTATCCATGCTCCTCAAGGAATCAATGGTTCTTGCCTCTCCTAAGCGACCGGCTTTTGCTGAAATTATGACTCTTAACAATACCAAGTTACCTCAAAATCCAGAATTTGGTTCTTTGAACGAGGTCACAATTTCAGATGTGCAGGGTAGATGA
- the LOC113769567 gene encoding pathogenesis-related protein 1A-like isoform X1, protein MGSFQISLALFSFIHLVIFWPSGAQNSKQDYLDVHNAARAQVGVAPIAWDETVAAYAHNYANQIITYCNWTRSGGPYGENLAEGSGDFTARGAVNQWVSAKQYYDYDSNACASETECDNYTQVVWNSSVGLGCARVQCTNNGWWFVICCYHPPGNSIGCCFWPFTCSRPCFSFITCRPSQWKKEIEEFKGEVICCWCCRSDFSRSSCITFLVLQIEK, encoded by the exons ATGGGATCATTTCAGATCTCCTTAGCATTATTTAGCTTCATTCACCTTGTAATCTTCTGGCCATCTGGAGCTCAAAACTCAAAACAGGATTATCTCGATGTTCATAACGCAGCTCGTGCCCAAGTTGGCGTTGCCCCGATAGCTTGGGACGAAACGGTGGCTGCCTATGCACATAACTACGCCAATCAGATTATAACCTACTGCAATTGGACGCGATCTGGGGGCCCTTATGGTGAGAACTTAGCTGAAGGCAGCGGAGACTTCACGGCCAGGGGTGCCGTCAATCAGTGGGTGAGTGCGAAGCAATACTACGATTACGACTCCAACGCATGTGCTTCGGAAACGGAGTGCGACAACTACACTCAGGTGGTTTGGAACAGCTCAGTTGGTCTGGGCTGCGCTAGGGTTCAATGTACAAATAACGGTTGGTGGTTCGTGATTTGCTGTTATCATCCCCCCGGCAACTCCATTG GCTGCTGCTTCTGGCCCTTCACGTGCTCCCGCCCCTGTTTCTCCTTCATTACCTGCCGGCCCTCCCAGTGGAAAAAAGAAATCGAAGAATTTAAGGGTGAAGTTATATGTTGTTGGTGCTGCCGTAGTGACTTTTCTAGGAGCTCTTGCATTACTTTTCTGGTGTTGCAAATTGAGAAATAG
- the LOC113769568 gene encoding chloroplast stem-loop binding protein of 41 kDa a, chloroplastic-like isoform X2, with amino-acid sequence MAMATLASSSSIVFTANPSSSTSTSSSAARSSALPPRLTLSSLSSSTTLSSLFSISPTSVAYSTSSRRVLTCIPAFSVVKASAAEKKKVLIVNTDSGGHAVIGFYFAKQLLGSGHEVTVLTVGEESSDKMKKPPFNRFSEIVSANGRTVWGDPADIGKVLEGATFDAVLDNNGKDLDAVSR; translated from the exons A TGGCAATGGCAACTCTTGCTTCCTCTTCCTCTATCGTCTTCACCGCTAATCCATCATCATCTACTTCCACTTCTTCTTCTGCAGCTCGTTCCTCGGCCCTTCCGCCACGCCTCACCCTCTCCTCTTTATCTTCGTCAACCactctctcttcccttttttcaatTTCTCCAACTTCGGTCGCTTATTCCACCAGTTCAAGGCGGGTTCTAACTTGTATCCCGGCCTTCAGTGTCGTCAAGGCCAGTGCTGCAGAGAAGAAAAAGGTGCTCATTGTCAACACCGACAGCGGCGGACATGCAGTCATTGGCTTCTACTTCGCCAAACAACTTCTGGGTTCCGGCCATGAGGTCACCGTTTTAACTGTGGGTGAAGAGAGCTCTGACAAGATGAAGAAGCCGCCTTTCAACCGATTCTCA GAAATTGTGAGTGCTAATGGGCGGACAGTTTGGGGTGACCCTGCTGATATTGGGAAGGTGTTAGAGGGAGCTACATTTGATGCAGTATTGGATAACAATGGCAAGGACTTGGATGCTGTGAG CAGATGA
- the LOC113769568 gene encoding chloroplast stem-loop binding protein of 41 kDa a, chloroplastic-like isoform X3 produces MAMATLASSSSIVFTANPSSSTSTSSSAARSSALPPRLTLSSLSSSTTLSSLFSISPTSVAYSTSSRRVLTCIPAFSVVKASAAEKKKVLIVNTDSGGHAVIGFYFAKQLLGSGHEVTVLTVGEESSDKMKKPPFNRFSEIVSANGRTVWGDPADIGKVLEGATFDAVLDNNGKDLDAVR; encoded by the exons A TGGCAATGGCAACTCTTGCTTCCTCTTCCTCTATCGTCTTCACCGCTAATCCATCATCATCTACTTCCACTTCTTCTTCTGCAGCTCGTTCCTCGGCCCTTCCGCCACGCCTCACCCTCTCCTCTTTATCTTCGTCAACCactctctcttcccttttttcaatTTCTCCAACTTCGGTCGCTTATTCCACCAGTTCAAGGCGGGTTCTAACTTGTATCCCGGCCTTCAGTGTCGTCAAGGCCAGTGCTGCAGAGAAGAAAAAGGTGCTCATTGTCAACACCGACAGCGGCGGACATGCAGTCATTGGCTTCTACTTCGCCAAACAACTTCTGGGTTCCGGCCATGAGGTCACCGTTTTAACTGTGGGTGAAGAGAGCTCTGACAAGATGAAGAAGCCGCCTTTCAACCGATTCTCA GAAATTGTGAGTGCTAATGGGCGGACAGTTTGGGGTGACCCTGCTGATATTGGGAAGGTGTTAGAGGGAGCTACATTTGATGCAGTATTGGATAACAATGGCAAGGACTTGGATGCTGTGAG ATGA
- the LOC113769567 gene encoding pathogenesis-related protein 1B-like isoform X2 produces MGSFQISLALFSFIHLVIFWPSGAQNSKQDYLDVHNAARAQVGVAPIAWDETVAAYAHNYANQIITYCNWTRSGGPYGENLAEGSGDFTARGAVNQWVSAKQYYDYDSNACASETECDNYTQVVWNSSVGLGCARVQCTNNGWWFVICCYHPPGNSIGQRPYLQLLLLALHVLPPLFLLHYLPALPVEKRNRRI; encoded by the exons ATGGGATCATTTCAGATCTCCTTAGCATTATTTAGCTTCATTCACCTTGTAATCTTCTGGCCATCTGGAGCTCAAAACTCAAAACAGGATTATCTCGATGTTCATAACGCAGCTCGTGCCCAAGTTGGCGTTGCCCCGATAGCTTGGGACGAAACGGTGGCTGCCTATGCACATAACTACGCCAATCAGATTATAACCTACTGCAATTGGACGCGATCTGGGGGCCCTTATGGTGAGAACTTAGCTGAAGGCAGCGGAGACTTCACGGCCAGGGGTGCCGTCAATCAGTGGGTGAGTGCGAAGCAATACTACGATTACGACTCCAACGCATGTGCTTCGGAAACGGAGTGCGACAACTACACTCAGGTGGTTTGGAACAGCTCAGTTGGTCTGGGCTGCGCTAGGGTTCAATGTACAAATAACGGTTGGTGGTTCGTGATTTGCTGTTATCATCCCCCCGGCAACTCCATTGGTCAGCGTCCTTATTTGCA GCTGCTGCTTCTGGCCCTTCACGTGCTCCCGCCCCTGTTTCTCCTTCATTACCTGCCGGCCCTCCCAGTGGAAAAAAGAAATCGAAGAATTTAA
- the LOC113769565 gene encoding G-type lectin S-receptor-like serine/threonine-protein kinase At1g11410, with translation MGPERPDLDDKGDDESLFFSFTSIEIATDHFSEENKLGQGGFGPVYKGKLVNGLEIAVKRLNRMSGHGIEQFKNEVKVISKLQHRNLVRLLGSCIEKEERLLVYEYLPNNSLDSVLFDAAKRNILDWKRRLKIIEGVAQGLLYLHKYSRLKIIHRDLKTSNVLLDADLNPKISDFGTARIFGENEMRGSTMNIVGTYGYMSPEYAMDGVYSEKSDVFSFGIMILEIISGKKNTSFYDSDRHLNLIGHVWDLWTEGKISEITDSCLDETVSTREALKYVHVGLLCVQEKAGDRPTMSDVVSMLLKESMVLASPKRPAFAEIMTLNNTKLPQNPEFGSLNEVTISDVQGR, from the exons ATGGGTCCAGAAAGGCCAGATCTTGATGACAAAGGGGACGATGAATCACTGTTCTTCAGTTTTACAAGCATAGAAATTGCCACAGATCATTTTTCTGAGGAAAACAAACTTGGTCAAGGAGGATTTGGTCCTGTCTACAAG ggtaaactggtcaacgGGCTAGAGATTGCAGTTAAAAGATTGAATAGAATGTCAGGACATGGAATTGAACAATTCAAGAATGAAGTCAAAGTGATCTCAAAGCTGCAACATCGAAACCTTGTTAGACTTTTGGGCTCCTGCATTGAGAAAGAAGAGCGTTTATTGGTATACGAGTACTTGCCGAATAACAGTCTGGATTCAGTTCTTTTTG ATGCAGCAAAGCGGAATATATTGGATTGGAAAAGAAGGTTGAAAATCATTGAAGGGGTAGCTCAGGGGCTTTTGTACCTCCACAAGTATTCTAGATTAAAAATCATCCATAGAGATCTGAAAACAAGTAATGTTTTATTAGACGCAGACctgaatcccaaaatttcagattttggaACCGCCAGAATTTTTGGAGAGAATGAGATGCGCGGAAGTACAATGAACATTGTTGGGACATA TGGTTATATGTCTCCTGAATACGCCATGGACGGGGTTTACTCGGAGAAGTCCGATGTATTTAGCTTCGGAATCATGATTCTTGAGATCATAAGTGGAAAGAAGAACACTTCTTTCTACGATTCGGATCGTCACCTAAACTTAATAGGACAT GTCTGGGATCTATGGACAGAAGGAAAAATTTCAGAAATCACAGATTCTTGTTTGGATGAAACAGTCTCAACAAGGGAAGCACTAAAATATGTTCACGTTGGTTTATTGTGTGTGCAAGAAAAGGCAGGAGATAGACCAACAATGTCGGACGTGGTATCCATGCTCCTCAAGGAATCAATGGTTCTTGCCTCTCCTAAGCGACCGGCTTTTGCTGAAATTATGACTCTTAACAATACCAAGTTACCTCAAAATCCAGAATTTGGTTCTTTGAACGAGGTCACAATTTCAGATGTGCAGGGTAGATGA
- the LOC113769568 gene encoding chloroplast stem-loop binding protein of 41 kDa a, chloroplastic-like isoform X1, with product MAMATLASSSSIVFTANPSSSTSTSSSAARSSALPPRLTLSSLSSSTTLSSLFSISPTSVAYSTSSRRVLTCIPAFSVVKASAAEKKKVLIVNTDSGGHAVIGFYFAKQLLGSGHEVTVLTVGEESSDKMKKPPFNRFSEIVSANGRTVWGDPADIGKVLEGATFDAVLDNNGKDLDAVRNNF from the exons A TGGCAATGGCAACTCTTGCTTCCTCTTCCTCTATCGTCTTCACCGCTAATCCATCATCATCTACTTCCACTTCTTCTTCTGCAGCTCGTTCCTCGGCCCTTCCGCCACGCCTCACCCTCTCCTCTTTATCTTCGTCAACCactctctcttcccttttttcaatTTCTCCAACTTCGGTCGCTTATTCCACCAGTTCAAGGCGGGTTCTAACTTGTATCCCGGCCTTCAGTGTCGTCAAGGCCAGTGCTGCAGAGAAGAAAAAGGTGCTCATTGTCAACACCGACAGCGGCGGACATGCAGTCATTGGCTTCTACTTCGCCAAACAACTTCTGGGTTCCGGCCATGAGGTCACCGTTTTAACTGTGGGTGAAGAGAGCTCTGACAAGATGAAGAAGCCGCCTTTCAACCGATTCTCA GAAATTGTGAGTGCTAATGGGCGGACAGTTTGGGGTGACCCTGCTGATATTGGGAAGGTGTTAGAGGGAGCTACATTTGATGCAGTATTGGATAACAATGGCAAGGACTTGGATGCTGTGAG GAATAATTTCTAA